DNA from Candidatus Dormiibacterota bacterium:
CGGCGCGCCGGGACGGAGGTCGAGGGCACGGTAGGCCTCCGCCCCCGGGACCCAGGGGCCGGGGAAGGGGCGAACCGACGCCGCCCGACGGGCAAGGACCGACTCGGCGACGGCGCGCAGCATCTCGGCGGTGCGGGTACGCGGGTACTCCGCGAGGTACGCCTTCCGTCCCTTGACGCACTGCACCAGCGTCGTGTCGTACGGGATGGCGCCGGCGAAGCGCACCGGGATGCGGATGAACCTCTCCGACACCCACTCCATCGATTCCCCCAGGACCTCGTCCTCGTGGCTGCGCACCTGGTTCATCACGAGGTGCGGGACGAAGGCCTCGACGTGGCTCGAGAGGGCCTGAGCGGCCATCGAGTCCACGCGTGCGATCTCCTCGAGGATCTCGGACGGGCGGCCGTCGTCCGCCTGGTCCCGGTGCTCCAGGACCAGGTCGATGATCGACTGGTACCCCAGCGTGCGGCCGAGATGGTGGAGGCGCCTGAGGAACGCCGCCTTGAGGAAGCGATAGCAGTTTTCCACGGACGTCGGCTCGGGCAGGATGACGAGGAGACCTCGGTCGGCAAGGGAGAACAGGTCGAGCACGTTCAGCGACGTGCCGGCCCCCAGATCGAGCAGCACCACATCGGCGGGGAGGGACATCAGCACGCGCAGGAGACGGGTCTTCTGGAAGTGCTTCAGGCTCTCGATATCCAGGCTGTTGCGCGCGCCGCTGACGAGCGACAGGCGCGGCACGCCGGTCTCGGAGACGACCGTCTCGATCGACTCGAAGCGCCTCTTGACGAAGTCGCTCAGGGCCAGCGCGGGGGGGGCGAGGCCGAGCACGGTGTGCAGGTTCGGCGCCCCCAGGTCCCCGTCGACGAGGATCACCCGGCGTCCCATCTGGGACAGGTGGATGCCGAGGCTCGCCGCGACCAGGGACTTCCCCGTGCCGCCCTTGCCGCCGCCGACCGCCCAAATCTGGGGGCGGCGCTGATGTGTGCGCGAGAGAGTGTTCATTTTTCATTTCAAGTACGCCGAGTTCGGTCGTCGCGCAACTGACGGTATCGTGACGCTCCGTCAGGGGGGCGCCGCGAAGAGGGGCAGGGGCTTGCCAGGCATGCCCCGAGTGGGGTAGAAGCGCGTTTTCACCCGACCTCGGAGGCCCCGGATGCGCGATCACCGTTTCGTCATCATCCCCCTCCTTCTCCTCCTGCTGCCGATCGCCTCCGGGAGGGCGCTGGCCCAAGCCCCGCCCTACGCTGCGCCCGGCGCGCCGCCGAAGAGGGGCGTCGGCGACCGCAACGAGCGGCGGCTGTTCCAGCGCTTCGTGGAGGACGCGGCGGTCTCCACGGGCGGATGGGTCGAGATGCAGTACACCTACGACAACCTGGCCGACGGCAGCCGCCATTTCCTGGGACCCAACGTGGCCTTCAAGATCGTCAATGACGTCGAGGGGGGTGTGCGCTTCGGCTGGGTGGACGTCAATCCGGACACGGGGTCGAACCAGTCGGGTCTCTCCGACGTCGATCTCTACGCCAAGTACCGCTTCCCGGGCGGCCGGTCCCGGACGGCGGTGGGGGCGCTCGTGAAACTGCCATCGGCGGACGAGACCAAGGGGCTCGGCACGGGCCGGAAGGACGTCGAGATGTTCGCCGCCTGGCGGGCCGACCTGGAGGCCGTGTCGATCACCGCCAACGCCGGCATCCGCTTCAACGGAGATCCGCCGGCGCCGCTCCCGTCGACCGACAACTCCTTCCTGCTCGGCGGAGCGATCCTCCTGCCAGCCTCGCCCCGCCTGACCTTCGTGATCGAGGCCACCTTCGAGACCGAGAGGATCGAGGGGGCCTCCGACGACGCCCGCCTCACCCTGGGCTTCCAGGCGCGCAACCGCAAGGGGCACGGCGGTTTCCGCGGCGGGGTGGCCGTGCCCCTGTCCGACGGCGCCCCCGACTACCAGGTGATCGCCGGCGCCTTCCTGACATACTGAGACGGCCCGCCCGGCGGGCGGTCTGCGGCGAGCCCCTGTGCTAGGATCATGGGCCCGGCCGCGCTCCAGAGGACCGCCATGACCAACCCCCTGCAGAGACTGACGATCGGAACCAGGCTCCTCCTCATCGTCCTGGTGATGATGCTCCTGACCCTGACCAGCTCGTTCCTTCTCTACTCGCATTTCGAGGTGGCGCTCCTCGACGAGATCCAGGGGCAGACCGAGTCGCTCTCCAAGGCCCTGCAGATCAGCGTCCAGCAGCTCACGTCCAAGGGGATGAGCGACGACAAGCTGCTGAACGACTACGTGCAGCGCCTGTCGAGCAAGGGCGTCAAGGAGATCTCGATCCTGAGCAACGAGAAGCAGGTCGTGGCGTCGTCGAACCTGTCGAAGATCGGCAAGACTCTCGGTCCGGTGCGTCTCCCGCGCCACGGCGACAGCGTGATCATCACCGGCACGCTGGCGGACGACGATGCCGATTTCGAGGGGAAGAAACCGTATACCCTGGACATCCCGATCATCGTGGACAACGAGAAACGGGGGTACGTCCGCCTGCACCTCCTCCTGGACGACTTCCAGCAGATCATCCACGAGGCGCTCAGCCGGAGGCTGCTCGCGACGGCGCTGGTCTTCCTGCTCGGTCTGGCGGGGGTCGTGGCCCTGTCGTACGGCGTGACCCGCTCGCTCGACCAGCTGGCGAAGGCGGCGGGCCGCGTGGCGGAGGGAGACCTCTCGGGCCGCATCCAGTCGCGGCGGCAGGACGAGGTCGGGAGGCTGATCGCGACCTTCAACACGATGGTCGAGAAGCTCGGGGAGCAGCGCGCCCTCGAGGCGCGCCTGCGGCGCGCCGAGCGCGCCTCGGCCGTCGCCAAGCTGGCCGCCGCGGTGGCGCACGAGATCCGAAACCCGCTCAACCTCATCAGCCTGAGCGTCGACCACCTCGGGATCGAGTTCCCGCCGCCCGACCCGGGACGGGCGGAGGAGCACGCGCGGATCATCGCGTCGGTAAGGGACGAGCTCCTGCGCCTCAACCACATGGTCGGCGATTTCCTGAGCTACGGACGGCCGCCGCGGCTGGCGCTGCGCAGCTGCCGCGTCGACGAGACGCTGGACGAGGTGCTGTCGCTGGTGCAGGCGAAGGCGCGCGACCAGAGGATCGAAATCGTCAGGCGCGTCCCGGCCGACCTCCCCGCGCTGCAGGCGGACCCGGAGGGCCTGCGGACCTGCTTTCTCAACGTGGTGATCAACGCCCTGCAGGCGACCCCTCCGGGGGGGTGCCTGACGACCGAGGCGAAGGCCTCGCAGAACGGTTCGGGTGGGGGAATCGTCTCGATCGCGTTCAGCGACACAGGCTGCGGCATCACCCAGCCGGATCTCGAGCGCATCTTCGAGCCGTACTTCTCGACGCGCGAGGCCGGGGTGGGGCTGGGACTCGCGATCACCCAGAGGATCGTCCAGGACCACGGCGGCGAGATCCGGGTGGACAGCGCCCCGGGCAGGGGGACGACCTTCCGGATCGACCTGCCGTTGCGCGGACCCGACGAGGCGGCCTCATGGGATGCCGCCTGATGGCGGGCGAAGGCGTGAGGATCTCCCTGTGATCGACACGCGGCGGGTCCTCGTGGTCGACGACGAGCGCAAGCAGCTCGACATCCTGAAGGCGATTCTCGGCCGCGAGGGGTTCGATGTCGACACCGCGGCGACCGCGGAGGCCGCCGTGGCGATCCTGCACGACGCGCCCCCGGCGGTCATCCTCACCGATCTCAAGCTCCCCGGGATGGACGGCATCGGTCTGCTCGAGGAGACTCTGCGGATGTCTCCGCAGACCGTCGTCATCATCGTGACGGCGCACGGGACCATCGACACGGCCGTGCGGGCGA
Protein-coding regions in this window:
- a CDS encoding P-loop NTPase; translation: MNTLSRTHQRRPQIWAVGGGKGGTGKSLVAASLGIHLSQMGRRVILVDGDLGAPNLHTVLGLAPPALALSDFVKRRFESIETVVSETGVPRLSLVSGARNSLDIESLKHFQKTRLLRVLMSLPADVVLLDLGAGTSLNVLDLFSLADRGLLVILPEPTSVENCYRFLKAAFLRRLHHLGRTLGYQSIIDLVLEHRDQADDGRPSEILEEIARVDSMAAQALSSHVEAFVPHLVMNQVRSHEDEVLGESMEWVSERFIRIPVRFAGAIPYDTTLVQCVKGRKAYLAEYPRTRTAEMLRAVAESVLARRAASVRPFPGPWVPGAEAYRALDLRPGAPQDEILGSYMRLRRTLRSDSPALAPLDCETERRATVAEVENAYRTLSRNLSSTAPRPGGLNLPAHIRRFRGGVSPTV
- a CDS encoding ATP-binding protein, producing the protein MTNPLQRLTIGTRLLLIVLVMMLLTLTSSFLLYSHFEVALLDEIQGQTESLSKALQISVQQLTSKGMSDDKLLNDYVQRLSSKGVKEISILSNEKQVVASSNLSKIGKTLGPVRLPRHGDSVIITGTLADDDADFEGKKPYTLDIPIIVDNEKRGYVRLHLLLDDFQQIIHEALSRRLLATALVFLLGLAGVVALSYGVTRSLDQLAKAAGRVAEGDLSGRIQSRRQDEVGRLIATFNTMVEKLGEQRALEARLRRAERASAVAKLAAAVAHEIRNPLNLISLSVDHLGIEFPPPDPGRAEEHARIIASVRDELLRLNHMVGDFLSYGRPPRLALRSCRVDETLDEVLSLVQAKARDQRIEIVRRVPADLPALQADPEGLRTCFLNVVINALQATPPGGCLTTEAKASQNGSGGGIVSIAFSDTGCGITQPDLERIFEPYFSTREAGVGLGLAITQRIVQDHGGEIRVDSAPGRGTTFRIDLPLRGPDEAASWDAA